The following DNA comes from Candidatus Desulfatibia profunda.
GATTTCGCGGATATGGTGATAACAACGCAAGCTGGCCCTATGATTTCTGGACTCAAAAATCGCTCGGCAATGCTCGGCGCTTATAGAGCTACAGGTTCGACATACGACCGGTCTTACCGGATAAACCATGCACAGGCCTTCCTTAAGGAAGATGCAAGGCAGCTCATGCCTCATCATTGCAATTTCAGCGGGCCGCTTGTTATCAATTAGTGCTACGTCCCAAAATAATTGGACCTGTTTGTCTCAAATTATTTGACCATGATTTGCTCTTGAAACTTTAATGTTTTTAACCCGCCATCCCGCAGTTAATATATTAAGATTATTAGTTAAAAATAGCTTGTCAGGACACATTTTCAAGCTTTGAAATATTCTTCTTGAAATGGTTCAAATAATGTAAGATTCCGGGCCAGAAAATGTGAGACTTAGCAAATTAGTTCAAGGATTTTTTTGATCCTGTCAATCAAATCCTGCTTTTCCCGATCCGAGAAGCTCTTCTCTGCATGATGGCCGATAAGCAGCACCTCCGGAGGCGTTACCTGCGGCAGGTTAAAACAACAGTAGTGACACCCTGTTTTGCAATCCAAGGGCTCTGGCAGATCTGTGCGCGACATAAATTTCAAGATGGCATCGTCGGTTAATCTCAGGGCATTTGAAGCAAGCTCCAGAGCCTTGTTATGAATATATTCCATTAAAATAATATAACATCCGTTAAAATCTGTAAAATCCGTGTCATCTGTGTTCTATTACTAACAAGAGCATTAATGTTTAGACAGGATTACAGGATAAACAAGATATTTTTGCCTTTCCGGAAGAAAGGCAAAAAGCATCACCCTTCTTCGAGGGGAGACGTTCACTCATTGCGCCGACAAAACAGTCATGCAAGGGAAAAAGCATCCACTGTTGATTTCTCGGAATTGCGTTTTCACGGCTTCATCTGGAAGCCGTGAAAAAATCAAGTCAATCCTGTTAATCCTGTCAGAAAATATTTTGGCTTTATGTCTAATTGATTATGAACGCATTAGTAACTTAAACATATTACAATAGGATGTGTTTTAATATGCAAGGAAAAAAACATTTTCTTTAAAAAATCTTTGACAGGGCTGTAGGATAAAGATGATAAATGCTGATAAAACCAATGAAAGGAGCAAACCATGGCACTCTATCAACAGGGCCTTGCCTTTCGCTATGTGCAGGGCACTAAATATCACCAGGATCAACTTCTGAGGGACAGCCTGGGTTCCATTCCTGCGCCCCCGAGCCTTAAAACCTATCCAGAGGCTGTGCATTTGCAACTGCCGCAACCGGATTTAGGCCGGCCGGCAGACCTTTGGCAATGCCTGGCCCGGCGCCGCTCCCAGCGTGACACCACTTCCGAGCCGTTGGCCCTTGAAGAACTCGCCGTGCTGTTATGGGCCGCCCAGGGGGTGACGGCACGGGCCGGCACGTATTTGCTCCGGACCGCACCTTCGGCCGGAGCTCTCTATCCTTTTGAAACCTATCTTTATCTTGACCGGGTGGAAGGTGCACCCCAGGGACTTTACCATTTCAATGTGGCTGATTTTGCGCTGGATCTCTTAAAGAAAGAAAGTTTTAATCGCAGCATCACGGCCGCCTGCCTGGGCCAGTCGGCTGTGCGCCGGGCAGCCGTGGTTATCATCTGGACCGCAATGATGCTCCGCTGCATGAGCAAGTACCGCGATCGCGCCATGCGCTACATTCCCATGGATTTAGGGCATGTCTGCCAGAATGTCCAACTGGCCGCAACTGCCATGGGTTTTGGCTCCTGTCCCATAGGCGCCTTCTATGATGATGATATCAATAAACTTTTGGGGGTCGACGGCCAGGAAGAAACGGTGTTGTATCTGGTCACGGTAGGCAAGATGATTATTTGTAATTTATAATTATTACAAGTACTCATTTAACTTGAAAGTTTAAAGTGCCTAAAGTGATCTAAAGTGCCTAAAGTTGTGGTATTCTATCAATTTTATTTGCTTTTTCCTATTGAAGTAAATACCGAATT
Coding sequences within:
- a CDS encoding SagB/ThcOx family dehydrogenase, producing the protein MALYQQGLAFRYVQGTKYHQDQLLRDSLGSIPAPPSLKTYPEAVHLQLPQPDLGRPADLWQCLARRRSQRDTTSEPLALEELAVLLWAAQGVTARAGTYLLRTAPSAGALYPFETYLYLDRVEGAPQGLYHFNVADFALDLLKKESFNRSITAACLGQSAVRRAAVVIIWTAMMLRCMSKYRDRAMRYIPMDLGHVCQNVQLAATAMGFGSCPIGAFYDDDINKLLGVDGQEETVLYLVTVGKMIICNL